CGGCGGGGCGCCCAGGACAAGCCCGAACGCCCCGCGAAAACGGAACGTTAGTTGGATTTACCAAGCCACTTTTCAGCAATTTTGCGGTCTTCGCCAGAAGCCTTCACAGCGGCAATGCCCTTGTTCAGCTTTTCCACCAGGTCCTTGCGGCCCTTGCGGACGGTGAAGCCATAGTATTCCTTTTCGTCGGCCTTGAACGAAATGTTCAGCTTGCCGGCGGTGTCAGGCTTTTTGTTCACATAGTACATGGCAACCGGATCATCGCAGATAACGGCGTCAAGACGGCCGCCCACGAGATCCTGAATGGCCAGGCCCACATCGTCATATTCCTTGATATCCGCGCTGACATTGGCCTTGCGCATAACAAAGATGCCGGTGGTGCCGATCTGGCCGCCGACCTTCTTGCCCTTGAGGTCCGCCAGAGTCTTGATGCTCTTGCCAGCGGGCAGTACCACGGCCTGAACCACTTCATAGTAAGGAGCGGAGAAGTCAAACTGCTTTTCACGCTCGGGGGTGATGGTCACCGAGGAAGCTACGATGTCGTACTGGCCGGTGGCCACACCGCCAAAAATGCCGTCCCACGCGATGTTGCGCACTTCAACCTCAAAGCCTGCGGCTTTGCCCATGGCGCGGAGGTAGTCGGTGGAGAAGCCTTCAGGCTGCTTGTTGGCGTCCAGCATTTCCATGGGGGGCCATGTGCAGTCGCTGGCCACAACGAATTTTTCGGCGGCAGCCGCCGGCCCGCAGAGCAGGGCAAGGGTAATCAGGGCAAGAATAACACGGCGAAACATAGGACCTCCTAACCAGGTTTTATGATTCAGGCCCGCCGCTGTATGCGTCATGGGGGACGCCTGCGCCGTAATCAAGTGGCCGTAATCACTGAAAACGGCTACAGGCTGCGGCGGTCCGTGGTTCGCCGGTAAGCGCGGGGTGCACCAGTAGGGCGGGCTACCAACCAGAAAAGAGCGTCTTACTTTTTAGCGTTGGCGGCTCCCGGCGTCAAGCGCTTCGGGCCGTTGGGCCGACAGTTTGCGGGTATTTACCACGCATTTCCGGGGGCTGGGCCTTCTTCTTCGTCGTCAGGGGTTTTTTCAGGGGCGGGCGGCGCGGCATGCGCGGTGCGGACAATGGGGGGTGTGGGCACTACAGCAATGGGCTGGTCGTCCACTTCATCAGCGCGCTCGTCGCGCAGGGCCTGCTGCAAAAACCAGTCTTCGCGGATGCGCCAGGATGCCGCAGCCG
The window above is part of the Desulfovibrio desulfuricans DSM 642 genome. Proteins encoded here:
- a CDS encoding basic amino acid ABC transporter substrate-binding protein, translating into MFRRVILALITLALLCGPAAAAEKFVVASDCTWPPMEMLDANKQPEGFSTDYLRAMGKAAGFEVEVRNIAWDGIFGGVATGQYDIVASSVTITPEREKQFDFSAPYYEVVQAVVLPAGKSIKTLADLKGKKVGGQIGTTGIFVMRKANVSADIKEYDDVGLAIQDLVGGRLDAVICDDPVAMYYVNKKPDTAGKLNISFKADEKEYYGFTVRKGRKDLVEKLNKGIAAVKASGEDRKIAEKWLGKSN